AAGACAAATCCTCGGGCTACGTGCCGGCGCCGCTGAGGAAGAAGCGGGCGGAGCGCAGCGAGGACAGCGTGGCTGCCCGGCGGAGCTGGGCCAACCCTTCGTACTCGGAGGAGGAGAGCCCCCTGACCAGGTACCGTCCCCTCACACTCATCTGacgggaggtgtttcccataaTATCTGACGGGGTTGCTGGTCTGTTTCCCATTACTGTGGCTGTTTGTTGTTTGGGAATGGTGTGGAAAACGCTGTGTTTCATGCTCACGGGTGAAGCCTCGGTGAAGCGGGGCGGTCACCTGACGCCTACGACGCCCGCCGGGCGTGGGAGTATGGAAGTGGCAGCGACTCCGATGCGGACCGCCCGGACCCAGACGTTGTTCTGGACGACCTTGCCAGCAGACGCTTTCATAGCCCCTCCCCGGCCCCCCCTGCCAACTTCGCCGTGCCCATGAGTCCCTCAGCAGGGGGGCGGCCCGCTGGGGGCGGGGGCGGGTCCTGGTCCAAGGTCGCCACGGCCCCCGGTGTCCCCACCCAACAGAACAtgacctgctgcaggtcagaaacGCGGCGCTGCCGTCCGCCGCCGGTGTGCCTGCGCTTCTCTCACCCTCTGCATGGTTGATGGTAACCACGAACAGCCGCGTTGGTCGCAGCTCCATGCTTCTAACAGTGCAAGTTGTGGCTTTAACGTTCCAGCCGCGGCGCGTCGGGAGGAGCGTGTTGAGTCCTGAGTCTCCGTTTTGCCTTGCGGTCCTTTGGTTTTGAGCTTGCGTTGGCTCGCCGGTCCCGCCGTCTCGCCCGGGGGCCGCCGCGCTCCGGTGTGCGTGCCTCGTGTGCTGGTGCTGTGCCGCTGTGGAGCTCTGATGCGTGGGTGGTCTCTGTCGAGCAGCGGCGGCTCCGCAGGGGTGGACCACCACAGCCTGTTCAGGGGCGACGCCgactcggaggaggaggacgacgaggtGGGCTACGCCGACCCCGTCCAAGACGACCTCTACGCCCGGAAGATGGGCCTCAAACCGCAGCCCGCTGGAAACGCAGCCTATAACAAGTTCTTACCCAAGTTCTGGACGCCTGAAGAGGACGTTCACTTGCAGAAGATCAAGTTGGGTTCTCAGAGGAGACCCTGGTATAAAAAGATGCAAGGCTTAAGGTGTGTACAGTAGCCGACAGGGTAGAACCCTCACACATAGAGtgcatttccttctttttatcTGCTATCCTAATATGCATGCGAGCTTTACCTTTAGGACCTGAAAGTTGAACACTGGCTTCAcccttctctcttttctcccctctcGTCTGTGATTCTGCCTCCTTCCACCCTGCTCCTTCCTGCCGTAGCCCCAAGAAGTCGGGCTCTTCCTCCGACGACTCAGACTGTGACATCAGTCCCTGGCTCTCCTCAGCCCCCTCTCCCTCCGgcccctctccctctcactcccACACACCCGAGGCCTCCGCTCGTCCCACTCTTGTCGTGGGCAAAAGGTTGATACAACTGCACGATTGTGACGATGAAGGATGTTAGAGCGCCTGGATTTACAGGAATAGAAAATATATTGGCTCCAGCTGAGCTGCTTTCTGAGATGCTAATGATAAAATAGACTGTGAAGCAGTGAAGCTTGAGATGCTTCATAAAACAGTTTGCCTGCACTTAACTAACTCACTTAGTGTTTCCAATAGTCAGTTGTAGACAAGACGAGCATCACAGGTCAACCTTAAATCAACACTACTGTGGTGGCTTgctgtttcattttctccttttcttgccTGCACTCATCACCTTTCACCtgtccctttctctccttctgcccACCTCCTCTCCTTTAGTCCTCACATCCATCCACACACTCTCCCACAGCTCCCTAAGATACAGCCCCCCCTGTTAGAGACACCCCCTCTGGTCTTTGCCCCAGTGGACCCCAGCTCAGGCCCAAAGCTAGTCAAAGGTGAGAAATGGCCTCTATTGGGGCGCCAAGACCCCCGGGAGCCCCCGGACCCCATTGATTATGACAGCATTATCCCAGATTTGGAGAACGATGACATGTTTGCCAGACGGACCCTGGCCTTTCAGTCCAACCTTTACCTGGCGATGGCAAAGTCTCCTCTTCCCACACCACGTCGCTACACGTCTGAGCCCCAGCTCAATATTGTCACCCAGCGGCACCTCCGCCGCGGCGCCGAGGAGGACGAGTTCCCCGACATCGAGCAGGACGACGTGGTGTATCGCAGGGAGAAAACCCagcaggctcagcagcagcggccgctcTCGGGCGCCCCAGACAACTATGCCCCGATGCCCGTCCCAGAGCCCTGGTGCCTGCCTCCAGATCTCAAATCCAGGCTCCTCTGCGCCCCGTGTCCTCTGGCCAAGGAGCCAGCAGGAACCGAAGTGGACGAGGACCGCCCTAAAACGGACGACATGCTGATTCGAAAGCTCGGTGCTCCCTCTGAGAGCTCACTGAAAGGCCCTTCGGCAGCTCAGACCTCTCCGTCAGCGCCCCCTACCTGTAGCGACGGTGACCTGCAGCGGTGGCAGGCTATCAGGGAAGCTAGCCAGCTACGGTACAAGAAAAGGCTCATGGTGGAGAGGCTAGCAGCTCTGAAGTTATAGGAAAAAACATGCAAGCGTCTTTATGTGTCTGTAAAATACTTTCCATCTGATAATTGTTGGGGGTTTGGTTTGAGGTCCTGCCCAGTCAGAAATGGGGATTTTACCAAATGACATTGAGGTTTCTGAAAACAAAAGGTGCCTTTTGTGTTTATTGGATCAGTGTGTTGAGTATTTCAACAGACGCTTCAGTGAAGTAAATGTGGAGGATCTCACTACAGCAACAAGAACTTTGTCTCATCTTAAATGTTTGTTGACCTCAGATTTCTCAGTTATGAAAAAGTCTAATGAACGACATTCTGTGGCTTTTTACAGAAAAGAGATGTGGAGCATGTTTCACTTTATGAGCGCACGGAGTGTAAATGCAGATTGGACAAAGTTGCATTAAATGTTCTGCTATTGTGTAATTTGGGGTGTGATTTATAAGCACAACACTATGAATTTCTAAGACTGTGCGAAGTATGTttagctgtgtttttctttcgcACCAATAAATTTCCCCAATAAAGAGGACGTGACTTCATAGTCTTGTGATGGGACGGAGTCAACTGGCCGTTTGTTGACCTCACTTTACGACTACAGGAACATGAATCTGAGCAGGGTGCAATGTTGTTTCCCTCAGCGAGGGGAACTTTGCACTGACGTGTGAAGCTC
This genomic interval from Betta splendens chromosome 21, fBetSpl5.4, whole genome shotgun sequence contains the following:
- the LOC114847204 gene encoding LIM domain only protein 7-like, with the protein product MRGWSLSSSGGSAGVDHHSLFRGDADSEEEDDEVGYADPVQDDLYARKMGLKPQPAGNAAYNKFLPKFWTPEEDVHLQKIKLGSQRRPWYKKMQGLSPKKSGSSSDDSDCDISPWLSSAPSPSGPSPSHSHTPEASARPTLVVGKSPHIHPHTLPQLPKIQPPLLETPPLVFAPVDPSSGPKLVKGEKWPLLGRQDPREPPDPIDYDSIIPDLENDDMFARRTLAFQSNLYLAMAKSPLPTPRRYTSEPQLNIVTQRHLRRGAEEDEFPDIEQDDVVYRREKTQQAQQQRPLSGAPDNYAPMPVPEPWCLPPDLKSRLLCAPCPLAKEPAGTEVDEDRPKTDDMLIRKLGAPSESSLKGPSAAQTSPSAPPTCSDGDLQRWQAIREASQLRYKKRLMVERLAALKL